A stretch of Deltaproteobacteria bacterium DNA encodes these proteins:
- a CDS encoding RluA family pseudouridine synthase, with protein MPDIRVLYEDPGLLVVDKPAGLLTIPGRGPDAGPDAQHVLEGQRGERLWVVHRLDRGTSGALAFARNPAVHRTLSMAFEHGKVEKRYQALAFGIVIDDEGVIDRALVPARRGKMRPAMPSEDGKPSRTRFRVLERFAAGYTWLELEPETGRQHQIRVHLASIGHPLAVDEMYRSASQRTAMELGGQGDEVILARTPLHCARMVLPLGEKSVTVEAPLVEDLARALEILRRAGA; from the coding sequence GTGCCCGACATCCGCGTGCTGTACGAGGACCCGGGCCTGCTCGTGGTCGACAAGCCGGCCGGGCTGCTGACGATTCCGGGCCGCGGACCGGACGCCGGACCCGACGCGCAGCACGTGCTCGAGGGCCAGCGCGGCGAGCGGCTCTGGGTGGTGCACCGGCTCGATCGCGGGACGTCGGGCGCGCTCGCGTTCGCGCGGAATCCCGCGGTGCATCGCACGCTCTCGATGGCGTTCGAGCACGGCAAGGTTGAGAAGCGCTACCAGGCGCTCGCGTTCGGGATCGTCATCGACGACGAGGGCGTGATCGATCGTGCGCTGGTGCCCGCGCGGCGCGGCAAGATGCGGCCGGCGATGCCGAGCGAGGACGGCAAGCCCTCGCGGACGCGCTTTCGGGTGCTCGAGCGCTTCGCTGCGGGCTACACGTGGCTGGAGCTCGAGCCGGAGACGGGACGTCAGCACCAGATCCGCGTGCACCTGGCGTCGATTGGGCACCCGCTCGCGGTGGACGAGATGTACCGGAGCGCGTCGCAGCGGACGGCGATGGAGCTGGGCGGGCAGGGCGACGAGGTGATCCTCGCGCGGACGCCGCTGCACTGCGCGCGGATGGTGTTGCCACTTGGCGAGAAGAGCGTGACCGTGGAGGCGCCGCTGGTGGAGGACCTCGCGCGCGCGCTGGAGATCTTGCGGCGGGCGGGCGCCTGA
- a CDS encoding MBL fold metallo-hydrolase, producing MPAPYVRQLQLGPMDNFVYLLGAPDSKGCVVIDPAWDVDAIVRAAAEDGRRLEAAFVSHGHADHMNGVAPLLEKVPLPVYAQRDEVAFFESLRKLGNDVKGVGPGEDIDVAGLRIRCLHTPGHTPGSQCFHASGALVTGDTLFMGACGRCDLPGGDPEQMFGSLAKLRALDPATVVYPGHDYGDTPTNTLGSEIAVNPYLKLATEDAFVAYRMRPRR from the coding sequence ATGCCGGCGCCGTACGTGCGCCAGCTCCAGCTCGGGCCAATGGACAACTTCGTCTACCTGCTCGGCGCGCCCGATTCGAAGGGCTGCGTGGTCATCGACCCGGCCTGGGACGTGGACGCCATCGTCCGCGCGGCCGCGGAAGACGGGCGCAGGCTCGAGGCGGCGTTCGTTTCGCACGGGCACGCCGATCACATGAACGGCGTGGCGCCGCTGCTGGAGAAGGTGCCGCTGCCCGTGTACGCGCAGCGCGACGAGGTGGCGTTCTTCGAGTCGCTCCGAAAGCTGGGCAACGACGTGAAGGGCGTCGGACCGGGCGAGGACATCGACGTGGCCGGCTTGCGCATCCGCTGTCTGCACACGCCCGGGCACACGCCGGGCTCGCAGTGCTTTCATGCATCGGGCGCGCTGGTCACCGGCGACACGCTGTTCATGGGCGCCTGCGGACGCTGCGATCTCCCCGGCGGCGATCCGGAGCAGATGTTCGGCTCGCTCGCGAAGCTGCGCGCGCTCGATCCCGCGACGGTGGTGTATCCGGGCCACGACTACGGCGACACGCCCACCAACACCCTGGGCAGCGAGATTGCCGTGAACCCGTACCTCAAGCTGGCCACCGAGGACGCCTTCGTGGCGTACCGGATGCGGCCGCGACGCTGA
- a CDS encoding cyclic nucleotide-binding domain-containing protein, with the protein MEGEPRFRRPHTPLGTFKATGERENTKRARALARPETEPVPAHELARIHDADELGVELHITGDVPLLPDEVFDPESVGVEFHRTGKFDAFQPEPVEIPLTSTRSLIPQDILEAIAREEEELLEAEALAEEEADADYYEDDEGEHLALDDDELEVVSEHADEAEAMAALQRAKVLQDFASEALQTLVPGVVRHHLVNRQPAFREGAGAESFFVVESGVMEVVCSGPDGEVALLHVRDNEPFGLFGLLTRKVRTATVRAIGEASVLEFRAARLDAAARGYPSVRQALARYFKERLLESFLAASPLFRNLDAVGRAALISHFEDRKVAAGEVLLSPGEVQNGIALITSGRVVVSRRDSPGKDKTLADLSRGRYYGVVSALAGLPTRASIWAPEPTTLCYLPQKAFNEFVHGYPVLRTLPSRLDEAGEKVERDVFVGDATDLG; encoded by the coding sequence ATGGAAGGCGAGCCTCGGTTCCGCCGTCCCCACACACCGCTGGGCACCTTCAAGGCCACGGGCGAGCGCGAGAACACCAAGCGCGCCCGCGCCCTCGCCCGCCCCGAGACCGAGCCCGTTCCCGCCCACGAGCTGGCGCGCATCCACGACGCCGACGAGCTGGGCGTGGAGCTGCACATCACGGGCGATGTGCCGCTCCTGCCGGATGAAGTGTTCGACCCCGAGAGCGTGGGCGTAGAGTTCCACCGCACGGGCAAGTTCGATGCGTTTCAGCCAGAGCCGGTGGAGATCCCTTTGACCTCGACGCGCTCGCTCATCCCCCAGGACATCCTCGAGGCCATCGCCCGCGAGGAGGAGGAGCTGCTCGAGGCCGAGGCGCTGGCCGAGGAAGAAGCCGACGCCGACTACTACGAGGACGACGAAGGCGAGCACCTGGCCCTCGACGACGACGAGCTCGAGGTGGTGAGCGAGCACGCCGACGAGGCAGAAGCGATGGCCGCGCTGCAGCGCGCGAAGGTGCTACAGGACTTCGCGTCCGAGGCGTTGCAGACGCTGGTGCCCGGCGTCGTTCGACACCATTTGGTCAATAGGCAGCCGGCCTTCCGCGAGGGCGCCGGCGCGGAGTCGTTCTTCGTCGTCGAGAGCGGCGTGATGGAGGTCGTCTGCTCCGGGCCGGACGGCGAGGTGGCGCTGCTGCACGTGCGCGACAACGAGCCGTTCGGGCTCTTCGGGCTGCTCACGCGCAAGGTGCGCACGGCCACCGTCCGTGCCATTGGCGAAGCGAGCGTGCTCGAGTTCCGCGCGGCGCGCCTCGACGCCGCCGCGCGCGGCTACCCCTCGGTTCGCCAGGCACTGGCGCGCTACTTCAAGGAGCGGCTGCTGGAGAGCTTCCTCGCGGCGAGCCCGCTGTTCCGCAACCTCGACGCCGTGGGCCGCGCGGCGCTCATCTCGCACTTCGAGGATCGCAAGGTCGCCGCGGGCGAGGTGCTGCTCTCGCCGGGCGAGGTGCAGAACGGCATCGCCCTCATCACGTCCGGACGGGTGGTGGTGAGCCGTCGCGACAGCCCAGGCAAGGACAAGACCCTCGCCGACCTCTCACGCGGCCGCTACTACGGCGTGGTCTCGGCGCTGGCGGGCCTGCCGACGCGGGCGAGCATCTGGGCGCCGGAGCCGACCACGCTCTGCTACCTGCCGCAGAAGGCGTTCAACGAGTTCGTGCACGGCTATCCCGTGCTGCGCACCCTGCCCTCGCGGCTCGACGAGGCGGGCGAGAAGGTCGAGCGCGACGTCTTCGTGGGCGACGCGACCGACCTCGGTTAG
- a CDS encoding FHA domain-containing protein, protein MLTLSELQHIAATLTGARFVKQVGPFVLLQHAAAALLQDGDERKRTALISKGAMIKKSAEIKTDLSKLEVTLLPPMAAGGSLKVGRAPDNDLILEDPSASKYHALLAWKNGHGELTDLGSMNGTTVNGQGVEANTPRQLRDGEVISFGGAQFVFYSSPRIFDILSSSSVVR, encoded by the coding sequence GTGTTGACCCTGTCCGAGCTGCAACACATCGCCGCAACCCTCACGGGGGCCCGCTTCGTCAAGCAGGTGGGCCCCTTCGTGTTGCTGCAGCACGCTGCGGCCGCGCTCCTTCAAGACGGCGACGAGCGCAAGCGCACCGCGCTCATCTCCAAGGGCGCGATGATCAAGAAGAGCGCCGAGATCAAGACCGACCTCTCCAAGCTCGAGGTCACCCTGCTGCCGCCGATGGCCGCGGGCGGCTCGCTCAAGGTGGGCCGCGCGCCTGACAACGACCTCATCCTCGAGGATCCGTCGGCGTCGAAGTACCACGCGCTGCTCGCGTGGAAGAACGGGCACGGCGAGCTCACCGACCTCGGCTCGATGAACGGCACCACGGTGAACGGCCAGGGCGTGGAGGCCAACACCCCGCGCCAGCTGCGCGACGGCGAGGTCATCAGCTTCGGCGGGGCGCAGTTCGTCTTCTACAGCTCGCCGCGCATCTTCGACATCCTCAGCTCCTCGTCCGTGGTGCGCTGA
- a CDS encoding IgGFc-binding protein, with protein sequence MRRALLLSTLILAAGCGSTPVKETSASSGSTGSHTACVPGQSISCTGQGGCAGFQSCKADGSGYFSCDCSGTTSTTASGASSGSASTTSSGSSGAASTSATTTGSTGATSATTSTGSTTTATIGSTGVTTAANTTGSTSTTGTTGSTGTSSTSTTTSTTTGTSSSSTTTTTGTTGTTGSGCASDVECQQAHGGSPAWFCAPGGAGTCELGCVADALCSPPQTGCCNLPNGQSCNPSTHACQVVGTTTTTTTGTTGTTGTTGTTGTTGTSGSTGITDCPPLPDGGARAITDNAGCDFWGAVLSNSGLAAEFTNTGDGGSEFAIVVTNPDPQVTAHATVNSNGRTLGTAAVPPGGSTAIHLPWQQICGTGNANYGFHVTTDVPVTAYQFNPLETGLPNGTSCSTDADCTTFGASAFCKNSQCYDGAYSADASMLLPTRALGTSYAVMAANEETVDEGTGAVPLPGIMAIVATQNGTQVTVHFAGSAISTTQSASLSSCPSGTTVGNLTGAASNSTVVYSLNAGDMLHFWNGQTGAAINTAPNGIAGTGGSATASLYADDFSGSLVTSNLPVAVFGGADCTFEPFDQYACDHIEEQVLPYTSWGRTYVGVKSQTYAGATAVYPDYWRVMAACGAGSCPNGTTVTVVPVIGRARYAPSCNGACSCTTTNGVTTCHLPPVASGQTAPWIEFQHGSSFVASSDNAISVAQYMVSESVAGVTASGLPSAAVGDPSLVIMPPMEQWRTNYTVLAPTTYASNYVNLAVQGQAATSQVFVDSAPVPSNEWAQVPNSNVYVAVHVLGNVGSGVHAIVGNGGTPVGAVIYGYDSYVSYGYTGGSGLQVINTAQLGN encoded by the coding sequence ATGCGCCGCGCTCTGCTGCTCTCCACCCTCATCCTCGCTGCGGGCTGCGGCTCGACGCCGGTCAAGGAGACGAGCGCGTCCTCGGGCTCCACGGGATCGCACACCGCCTGCGTCCCCGGACAATCGATCTCGTGCACGGGGCAGGGCGGCTGCGCCGGATTCCAGTCGTGCAAGGCCGACGGCAGCGGCTACTTTTCCTGCGACTGCAGCGGAACCACATCGACGACGGCATCGGGGGCCTCGAGCGGCAGCGCTTCGACCACGAGCTCCGGCAGCAGCGGCGCGGCGTCGACCAGCGCGACCACCACCGGGTCCACGGGCGCCACCAGCGCCACCACGTCGACCGGCTCGACCACCACGGCGACCATCGGCTCCACCGGCGTGACCACCGCAGCCAACACCACGGGCAGCACGTCGACGACAGGCACGACCGGCTCGACGGGCACCAGCAGCACCAGCACGACCACGTCGACCACCACCGGCACATCGTCGAGCAGCACCACGACGACGACCGGCACCACGGGCACCACGGGCTCGGGCTGCGCGTCCGATGTCGAGTGCCAGCAGGCTCACGGCGGCTCGCCGGCGTGGTTCTGCGCCCCGGGCGGCGCGGGCACCTGCGAGCTCGGCTGCGTCGCCGACGCGCTCTGCAGCCCGCCCCAGACCGGCTGCTGCAACCTTCCCAATGGCCAGAGCTGCAACCCCAGCACGCACGCGTGCCAGGTCGTGGGCACGACGACCACCACCACGACCGGCACGACCGGAACCACGGGCACCACCGGCACGACCGGCACGACCGGCACGAGTGGCTCCACGGGCATCACCGACTGCCCGCCGCTCCCCGACGGCGGCGCTCGCGCCATCACCGACAACGCGGGCTGCGACTTCTGGGGCGCGGTGCTCTCGAACAGCGGCCTGGCTGCCGAGTTCACAAATACCGGCGACGGCGGCAGCGAGTTCGCGATCGTGGTGACCAACCCCGACCCGCAGGTGACGGCACACGCCACCGTGAACAGCAACGGCCGGACGCTGGGCACCGCCGCGGTCCCTCCCGGTGGCTCGACGGCGATCCATCTGCCCTGGCAGCAGATCTGCGGCACCGGCAACGCCAACTACGGCTTCCACGTCACCACCGACGTGCCCGTGACCGCCTACCAGTTCAACCCGCTCGAGACCGGCCTGCCCAACGGCACCTCGTGCAGCACCGACGCCGACTGCACCACCTTCGGCGCCTCGGCGTTCTGCAAGAACAGCCAGTGCTACGACGGCGCCTACAGCGCCGACGCGTCCATGCTGCTCCCCACGCGCGCGCTGGGCACGAGCTATGCGGTGATGGCCGCGAACGAAGAGACCGTCGACGAGGGCACCGGCGCGGTGCCGCTCCCGGGAATCATGGCCATCGTGGCCACCCAGAACGGCACGCAGGTGACGGTGCACTTCGCGGGTTCGGCCATCTCCACCACGCAGTCGGCTTCGCTCAGCTCCTGCCCCTCGGGCACGACGGTGGGGAACCTCACCGGAGCGGCGTCGAACTCGACCGTCGTCTACAGCCTCAACGCGGGCGACATGCTGCACTTCTGGAACGGCCAGACGGGCGCGGCCATCAACACCGCGCCCAACGGCATCGCGGGGACCGGCGGCTCGGCCACGGCGTCTCTCTACGCCGACGACTTCAGCGGCAGCCTGGTGACCAGCAACCTCCCGGTCGCCGTCTTCGGCGGCGCGGACTGCACCTTCGAGCCCTTCGACCAGTACGCGTGCGACCACATCGAGGAGCAGGTGCTGCCGTACACCTCGTGGGGCCGCACCTATGTGGGCGTGAAGAGCCAGACCTACGCAGGCGCGACCGCGGTCTATCCGGACTATTGGCGCGTGATGGCCGCGTGCGGCGCTGGGTCGTGCCCGAACGGGACCACGGTCACCGTCGTCCCGGTGATTGGCCGCGCGCGCTACGCGCCCTCGTGCAACGGCGCCTGCAGCTGCACCACCACGAATGGCGTGACCACCTGCCACCTGCCGCCCGTCGCGTCGGGCCAGACGGCGCCCTGGATCGAGTTCCAGCACGGCAGCTCGTTCGTGGCCTCGTCCGACAACGCCATCTCCGTGGCGCAGTACATGGTCTCCGAGAGCGTGGCCGGCGTGACCGCGAGCGGGCTCCCCTCGGCCGCGGTGGGCGATCCCTCGCTGGTGATCATGCCGCCCATGGAGCAGTGGCGGACCAACTACACCGTGCTCGCGCCCACGACCTACGCGTCGAACTACGTGAACCTCGCGGTGCAGGGTCAGGCGGCGACGTCGCAGGTGTTCGTGGACAGCGCGCCGGTGCCGTCGAACGAGTGGGCGCAAGTGCCCAACAGCAACGTGTATGTGGCGGTGCACGTGCTCGGGAACGTCGGCTCGGGCGTGCACGCGATCGTGGGCAACGGCGGCACGCCGGTGGGCGCGGTGATCTACGGCTACGACTCGTACGTGTCGTACGGCTACACCGGCGGCTCGGGGCTGCAGGTGATCAACACCGCGCAGCTCGGGAACTAA
- a CDS encoding insulinase family protein: MHLVIAERPGLPLVAVRLELTSGTAHDPRGKAGLAEFTAQLLRRGTKTRTADQIDEAIERVGGSLGIDVDADSTAIGASLPSEHLPVAVQILADLAQQPKFAPNEVAAAKARTLAGLANDLDDPSSVADKAISHFALGAHPYAHPGGGFSRTVKTFTRAEVVEHHARAFGPDCAALYVVGDLGGADVEALVQKRFGKWTRAAPPFEETPEVTEPTERQVIVVDKGDASQTQIRVASSGIPRNSPQYFDCMVAAGVLGGGFTSRLMEEIRVNRGLSYGVSSRFYSMRRGGEFAISTFTKNETVIEALQVSLETARALAAQGPTAEEMARTRTYVNGLFPLQLETNEQLARMMADLRLYGIGDEYVATFRDRVSAVTAEQVKAAAQAHFPLEAYTIVCVGPAKHLKTALEPFGAKVQVRKLSELS; this comes from the coding sequence ATGCACCTCGTCATCGCCGAACGGCCCGGGCTGCCGCTCGTCGCGGTTCGGCTCGAGCTCACCAGCGGCACCGCACACGACCCGCGCGGAAAGGCCGGGCTCGCCGAGTTCACCGCCCAGCTCCTGCGCCGCGGGACCAAGACGCGCACCGCAGATCAGATCGACGAAGCCATCGAGCGCGTGGGCGGCTCGCTCGGCATCGACGTCGATGCGGACTCCACCGCGATCGGCGCGAGCCTGCCCAGCGAGCACTTGCCCGTGGCCGTGCAGATCCTCGCGGACCTCGCGCAGCAGCCGAAGTTCGCGCCGAATGAAGTCGCGGCGGCCAAGGCGCGCACCCTGGCCGGGCTCGCGAACGATCTCGACGATCCCTCGAGCGTCGCCGACAAGGCCATCTCCCACTTCGCGCTCGGCGCGCATCCGTACGCGCACCCGGGCGGCGGCTTCTCGCGCACGGTGAAGACCTTCACGCGCGCGGAGGTCGTGGAGCACCACGCTCGCGCGTTCGGGCCGGACTGCGCGGCGTTGTACGTGGTGGGCGATCTCGGCGGCGCGGACGTGGAAGCGCTGGTGCAGAAGCGCTTCGGCAAGTGGACGCGCGCGGCGCCGCCGTTCGAGGAGACGCCCGAGGTGACGGAGCCGACGGAGCGGCAGGTGATCGTCGTCGACAAGGGCGACGCCAGCCAGACGCAGATCCGCGTGGCCTCCAGCGGTATCCCGCGCAACTCGCCGCAGTACTTCGACTGCATGGTGGCCGCGGGCGTGCTCGGCGGCGGCTTCACCAGCCGCTTGATGGAAGAGATCCGCGTCAACCGCGGCTTGAGCTACGGCGTGAGCTCGCGCTTCTACAGCATGCGCCGCGGCGGTGAGTTCGCCATCTCCACGTTCACCAAGAACGAGACCGTCATCGAGGCGCTTCAAGTCTCGCTGGAGACGGCGCGGGCGCTCGCGGCGCAGGGCCCGACGGCCGAAGAGATGGCTCGCACGCGGACCTACGTGAACGGGCTCTTTCCGCTGCAGCTCGAGACCAACGAGCAGCTCGCGCGGATGATGGCCGACCTGCGGCTGTACGGCATCGGCGACGAGTACGTGGCCACGTTCCGCGATCGCGTGTCGGCGGTGACGGCGGAGCAGGTGAAGGCCGCGGCCCAGGCGCACTTCCCGCTCGAGGCGTACACGATCGTCTGCGTGGGCCCGGCGAAGCATCTGAAGACCGCGCTCGAGCCGTTCGGCGCCAAGGTGCAGGTGCGCAAGCTCTCGGAGCTCAGCTAG
- a CDS encoding alpha/beta hydrolase: MAPTERLIDVGEVRLNVAIQGEGKPVLLLHGFPEFWYSWRHQMDALASAGFCAIAPDLRGYNKSDKPRDVSAYRLDRIEQDVVGLLKALGHEKAHVVGHDWGGALAWTFGARHGEHVDKLVVMNAPPPGRMLRAFRTRKQLAKSWYMFFFQLPFLPERATRDPNFMRRALRGMAVNKVRFSDADIARFEEAYAQPGAATGALNWYRAAFRYPKVNLKLPPAERPTMLIWGERDTALGLELLEGLEPFARDLRIERIPNASHWVQQDAPEEVNKLLLQFLRG, encoded by the coding sequence ATGGCGCCAACCGAGCGGCTCATCGACGTGGGCGAGGTGCGGCTCAACGTCGCCATCCAGGGCGAAGGCAAGCCGGTGCTGCTCCTGCACGGCTTTCCCGAGTTCTGGTACTCGTGGCGCCACCAGATGGACGCGCTCGCCAGCGCGGGCTTCTGCGCCATCGCGCCCGACCTCCGTGGCTACAACAAGAGCGACAAGCCGCGCGACGTGAGCGCCTACCGGCTCGATCGCATCGAGCAAGATGTCGTCGGGCTCTTGAAGGCGCTGGGACACGAGAAGGCGCACGTCGTCGGCCACGACTGGGGCGGCGCGCTCGCGTGGACCTTCGGCGCGCGGCACGGCGAGCACGTGGACAAGCTGGTGGTGATGAACGCTCCGCCGCCGGGCCGGATGTTGCGCGCGTTCCGCACGCGCAAGCAGCTCGCGAAGAGCTGGTACATGTTCTTCTTCCAGCTCCCGTTCCTGCCCGAGCGCGCCACCCGCGATCCGAACTTCATGCGCCGCGCGCTCCGCGGGATGGCCGTGAACAAGGTCCGCTTCAGCGACGCCGACATCGCCCGCTTCGAAGAGGCCTACGCCCAGCCCGGCGCCGCGACGGGCGCGCTCAACTGGTACCGCGCCGCGTTCCGCTACCCGAAGGTGAACCTCAAGCTTCCACCGGCAGAGCGCCCCACGATGCTCATCTGGGGCGAGCGCGACACCGCGCTGGGTCTGGAGCTGCTCGAGGGGCTCGAGCCCTTCGCGCGCGATCTGCGGATCGAGCGCATCCCCAACGCCTCCCACTGGGTTCAGCAGGACGCGCCCGAAGAGGTGAACAAGCTCCTGCTCCAGTTCCTGCGGGGTTAG
- a CDS encoding insulinase family protein, with protein sequence MAKPARAAISPDLFPVHEHTLPNGLRVRLMPDHAVPTVSYYTFFRVGSRNERPGITGIAHLFEHMMFNGAAKYGPKEFDRVLESHGGYSNAYTSNDVTAYYEDFSSSALEKVIDLESDRMRSLAITPETLKQEREVVKEERRLRTDNDILGMLDEQLGATLYLAHPYRWPVIGWMGDIERISREDCLAFFRTYYAPNNATLFVCGDFEPNAALALIQKYYGDIPSGPEAPEVPAYEPPQKGERRAQVRYPAQASAVAMGWHAPKASDPLTPVMDVLQYALSAGEGALLTKRLVYQDELAVNVMVDYSWRIDPGAFSVYVELKPGVDPKKAEAAVDKVLQGVAEKGLASADLERAKNLLRSRALRELATHNGRAHAYGNAEVFMGDWRLALAMIDHYQAVTNAQVKAAAKSLFEAGRKNVVTLVPS encoded by the coding sequence ATGGCGAAGCCCGCGCGCGCCGCGATCTCTCCCGACTTGTTCCCGGTGCACGAGCACACGCTGCCCAACGGGCTGCGGGTTCGGCTCATGCCCGACCACGCCGTGCCCACGGTGAGCTACTACACGTTCTTCCGCGTGGGCTCGCGCAACGAGCGGCCGGGCATCACCGGGATCGCTCACCTGTTCGAGCACATGATGTTCAACGGCGCGGCCAAGTACGGGCCCAAGGAGTTCGACCGCGTGCTGGAGAGCCACGGCGGCTACTCCAACGCCTACACCTCGAACGACGTCACCGCGTACTACGAGGACTTCAGCTCCAGCGCGCTGGAGAAGGTCATCGACCTCGAGAGCGATCGCATGCGCTCGCTGGCGATCACGCCGGAGACGCTGAAGCAGGAGCGCGAGGTCGTCAAAGAGGAGCGCCGGCTCCGCACCGACAACGACATTTTGGGCATGCTCGACGAGCAGCTCGGCGCGACGCTGTACCTCGCGCACCCGTATCGCTGGCCGGTCATCGGCTGGATGGGCGACATCGAGCGCATCAGCCGCGAGGACTGCCTCGCGTTCTTCCGCACCTACTACGCGCCCAACAACGCCACGCTCTTCGTGTGCGGCGACTTCGAGCCGAACGCGGCGCTGGCGCTGATCCAGAAGTACTACGGCGACATTCCCTCGGGCCCCGAGGCGCCCGAGGTGCCCGCCTACGAGCCGCCGCAGAAGGGCGAGCGTCGCGCGCAGGTGCGCTATCCCGCGCAGGCGAGCGCGGTGGCGATGGGCTGGCATGCGCCCAAGGCTTCCGACCCGCTCACGCCGGTGATGGACGTGCTCCAGTACGCGCTCTCGGCGGGCGAGGGCGCGCTGCTCACCAAGCGGCTCGTGTACCAGGACGAGCTCGCGGTGAACGTGATGGTCGACTACAGCTGGCGAATCGATCCCGGCGCGTTCTCGGTCTACGTGGAGCTCAAGCCCGGCGTGGACCCCAAGAAGGCCGAGGCCGCGGTGGACAAGGTGCTGCAGGGCGTGGCCGAGAAGGGCCTCGCGTCAGCGGACCTGGAGCGCGCGAAAAATCTCCTCCGTTCGCGCGCGTTGCGCGAGCTGGCCACGCACAACGGCCGCGCGCACGCGTACGGCAACGCCGAGGTGTTCATGGGCGATTGGCGGCTCGCGCTGGCGATGATCGACCACTACCAGGCCGTGACCAACGCGCAGGTGAAGGCCGCGGCGAAGTCGCTCTTCGAAGCGGGCAGGAAGAACGTCGTGACGCTTGTTCCGTCCTAA
- the alr gene encoding alanine racemase codes for MPGRKKSTAMAAKEPQAAVPEPQRTAPLRLARSVSGRAIRPTRAEIDLSALVHNLAEVRRGSPGSAVLAMVKADAYGHGAVACANALAREGVEMFGVALVEEGLKLRDAGIRTPVLLLGGGYEHAPEEVVAADLTPVLYRPDMVRDFEAAARSAGRTLPVHVELETGMGRTGAMLEELPALIEALRNASHLQVEGVLSHFANADLADAQMNQVQVSRFDEALRALSAAGIEPKWRHLANSAGVLGLPGAQSGERCNMVRPGLMLYGESPAERLREAARLRPVLSWKTAITHLKRVPAGTPISYGGRWCATRESLIATLPVGYADGYRRELTNAGEVVVRGVRAPIAGTVCMDMCMLDVTHVPDVALGDEVALIGAQGNERVSAQELASRCGTISYEIFCGISARVPRVVG; via the coding sequence ATGCCCGGCAGGAAGAAGTCCACCGCCATGGCGGCCAAGGAGCCACAGGCCGCGGTCCCCGAGCCGCAGCGCACCGCGCCCTTGAGGCTCGCGCGCAGCGTGTCCGGTCGCGCCATTCGCCCCACGCGCGCGGAGATCGATCTCTCGGCGCTGGTGCACAACCTGGCCGAGGTCCGTCGCGGATCGCCCGGGAGCGCCGTGCTGGCGATGGTCAAGGCCGACGCCTACGGCCACGGCGCCGTCGCCTGCGCCAATGCCCTCGCGCGCGAGGGCGTGGAGATGTTCGGCGTGGCGCTCGTGGAAGAGGGCCTCAAGCTTCGCGATGCGGGCATCCGCACGCCCGTCCTGCTGCTCGGCGGCGGCTATGAGCACGCGCCCGAAGAGGTGGTCGCTGCGGATCTCACGCCGGTGCTCTATCGCCCGGACATGGTCCGCGACTTCGAGGCCGCTGCGCGCTCGGCGGGCCGCACGCTGCCGGTTCACGTGGAGCTCGAGACCGGTATGGGCCGAACCGGCGCCATGCTCGAGGAGCTGCCGGCGCTCATCGAGGCGCTGCGAAACGCGTCGCACCTTCAGGTCGAGGGCGTGCTCTCGCACTTCGCCAACGCCGATCTGGCCGACGCGCAGATGAACCAGGTGCAGGTCTCGCGCTTCGACGAGGCCCTGCGCGCGCTCTCGGCCGCGGGCATCGAGCCGAAGTGGCGGCACCTGGCGAACTCGGCGGGCGTGCTGGGGCTGCCCGGCGCGCAGTCGGGCGAGCGCTGCAACATGGTGCGCCCAGGGCTGATGCTCTACGGCGAGAGCCCGGCGGAGCGGCTGCGAGAGGCGGCGCGGCTGCGTCCGGTGCTCTCGTGGAAGACGGCCATCACCCACTTGAAGCGCGTGCCCGCGGGGACGCCGATCTCGTACGGCGGCCGCTGGTGCGCCACGCGCGAGAGCCTCATCGCCACGCTGCCCGTCGGCTACGCCGATGGCTATCGCCGCGAGCTGACCAACGCGGGCGAGGTGGTCGTGCGCGGCGTGCGCGCGCCGATCGCGGGTACGGTGTGCATGGACATGTGCATGCTCGACGTGACCCACGTCCCCGACGTCGCGCTGGGTGACGAGGTGGCGCTCATCGGCGCGCAGGGCAACGAGCGCGTGAGCGCGCAGGAGCTCGCGAGCCGCTGCGGAACGATCAGCTACGAGATCTTCTGCGGCATCTCGGCCCGCGTTCCCCGGGTCGTCGGCTAG